CATACCCGTCGGCACCTCTCGTCTGGAACGCCATGAACACCTTCAGGGCGTCGAAGCGGCGGGTGGTCTGCATGGATTTGCCCACGAGGTTGATGTATCCGTCCTCCTCATCCTCCTCGCGATTCAGATAGTCCGCGTGGAGCTCGAAGCATTTCAGCAGTTCCCTGTCCTTCACGAGGATGGCGGAACAGGAGATGGGCATCAGGAACATCTTGTGGAAGTCCACGGTGATGGAATCGCACATCGAGATCGATCCTATCCTTCCCCTGTATTTTTGACTCATGATGAGTCCGGAACCGTATGCAGCATCCGCATGGAGATGCATCCCGTAGCGGTCGCACAGCTTCCTCATGCCTGCGGCATCGTCTATCGAACCGAAGTCCGTGCTCCCGAATGTGGCCACGGCACAGTACGGGTAGAGTCCGGCGGCGACATCCTCCTCGAGCATCCTCTCGAATGCAGCGAGGTCGATCCTGCATGTGGAATCCACAGGGATCTTGCGTACTGCGTTGTATCCCATTCCCAGGATGTGGCTGGCCTTGTCCATGGAGAAGTGCGATATCTCCGACGTGTAGACGCGGAGCTTGTTGTATTCCGGGGGAAGCCCGTTGAGCTTGACATCCCAGTTAAACTTCTGGGCGCAATACCAGTCGCGTGCCGCGATGATCGCCGATATGTTGGATTGGGAACCTCCGGATGTGAAGCATCCGTCGCCCTTCTCGGGGTCGAATCCGAACAGTCCGAGCAGACCGT
The window above is part of the Thermoplasmata archaeon genome. Proteins encoded here:
- a CDS encoding aspartate aminotransferase family protein — protein: MRMSCTDPLLLTETEEVRKRFSQMIDETLKAIFDSYSDNSAFSGIDPYELREKITSLGFLPEEGKGFEAVLEQTKKEILPHMLRTWSTKYMPHLHSPVLTETICSELIISCFNDSLDSWDQGPAATEMEESMVHGLLGLFGFDPEKGDGCFTSGGSQSNISAIIAARDWYCAQKFNWDVKLNGLPPEYNKLRVYTSEISHFSMDKASHILGMGYNAVRKIPVDSTCRIDLAAFERMLEEDVAAGLYPYCAVATFGSTDFGSIDDAAGMRKLCDRYGMHLHADAAYGSGLIMSQKYRGRIGSISMCDSITVDFHKMFLMPISCSAILVKDRELLKCFELHADYLNREEDEEDGYINLVGKSMQTTRRFDALKVFMAFQTRGADGYAEIIDKSVGNAKYMFDKISRNPAFIAPVEPKLSSVVFALDAGDEINKKVRRQLLSEGTVIGQTVKDGRVMLKFTLLNPNLEPAQIDEIVDRIEALGRQLS